A single Myxocyprinus asiaticus isolate MX2 ecotype Aquarium Trade chromosome 50, UBuf_Myxa_2, whole genome shotgun sequence DNA region contains:
- the LOC127438973 gene encoding uncharacterized protein LOC127438973 isoform X8 — translation MMMQEVSIMVAYDAHVINQIYEEDFFASLVADSKHKPAVPTKKLKKFEKECQSLRESQLQQEDPIDRYQLRTV, via the exons atgatgatgcagGAAGTGTCTATAATGGTAGCTTACGACGCACATGTTATCAATCAGATCTATGAGGAGGACTTTTTTGCCAGTCTGGTGGCCGACTCCAAACACAAGCCAGCG GTACCAACAAAGAAGCTTAAGAAGTTTGAGAAGGAGTGTCAGTCTCTGAGAGAGAGCCAGTTACAACAGGAAGACCCCATAGACAGATATCAG CTCAGAACTGTGTAG